The DNA region ATCGTCGGACCTATCGGGTGTTTTCTCAACCCGACTCAGACTAGGACTTGGCTGCGTGGAAGTCTGGGGCGGGAGATCGAGATTCAAACCCGGAGTGTCTGTCCTGACTTTGCAGTACTAAATAAGAATTGCACGGCCGTATTGTGTAAATGCCCCGGTGGACCTGCCACCATTGCCAGAGCTGTGAAGACAACAGGATCGTTtgaggtgttgatggcggttgCGGCGGTGAATAACGATTtcttggggagggtggggaaaGGGGTGTTAGGTACTACGGCGAGGGAGTTAGCAGGCTGGGTTTGTAAAGGGGATCAGAATGacagggggttgaggagggaggtgacgggTTGTATACAACGGGCGTTGGAggctggtggagaggagggggtggtgggggaggggagtttGGAGTTAGTCAAGGTTATTATGGCTAATacggaggtggtgttgaggggggtgaggagggggttaggggtgggggatatttgggttggtgatcatggggagggggaggtctgggaggatgattttgggggggttgttttgggAGCTTGAAATTTAGTGTTTTGAATTCTCATGGGGCTGAAGTTGGTGCTAGATGTAGGTAACTGGGTAGTTGTGAATGAGTGACACGCGCCCATGTGAGCCAACCATTCCGCCGTCCTgtcgtggtcgtcgtggCGACGAAGAGCATCCATCCGCTTTCATTTCACCCATACATCATATGACCACAACAAACCACCCGCTCCGCAACccagcaaccacccccaTATAAGCGGAGGATC from Podospora pseudocomata strain CBS 415.72m chromosome 3, whole genome shotgun sequence includes:
- a CDS encoding hypothetical protein (COG:S; EggNog:ENOG503PCCE), whose product is MAVAAVNNDFLGRVGKGVLGTTARELAGWVCKGDQNDRGLRREVTGCIQRALEAGGEEGVVGEGSLELVKVIMANTEVVLRGVRRGLGVGDIWVGDHGEGEVWEDDFGGVVLGA